Part of the Labilibaculum antarcticum genome, GGCCGGTATTGGCGTTTTTGCAATTGATGGAAAAATGATAGATGCTCCTGTTGTTCAGAGAGCAATTACAGTTTTGGAATATGCCAAAATAGATTTGAAAGAAATTGAAAAAAATGCTGGTTAGTTTTTAAGCTTGGATTTAAAACGTAGACAAATGAAAAATGCAATAGGAGTTGAAATTCCTGAATATATAGAAGGTCTTGGGAAACTTGAACCTTTCCAGGGAGTTTGGAGTAGTATCATAGAAGATGAAGTTCCGGTAACGAATATTTCCCGAACCTTAAAGGCTAAGAAACCACACGCTTCAAAACTTTGTAAAAATTTAGAGGAGGCTATTAAAAAATGCAAACCATTTGATGGAATGACTCTTACTTGTCATCACCATTTAAGAGGTGGGGATGGTGTGCTGATGCAAACCATAAAAATTCTCGATGAGATGGGAATCAAGGATATTACTTTGGCTTCTTCTTCATTAACATCTGCTCATGACGGTCTGGTTTCTTATCTGGAAAAAGGGATGATTACCCGAATTTTCACTTCGGGTATTAGAGGTGCTTTAGGAGATGCAATCTCAGTTGGGAAATTGAAATACCCAGCAGTAATTCATTCACATGGTGGACGTGTTCGTGATTTTTTAACAGGCAGAATTAAGCCTGATTTATCTGTTTTAGCTGCTTCTGCCGCTGATGAAGAAGGTAATGCTACTGGTGCTCATGGTCCGTCGGCATTTGGATCAATGGGATATGCAGATATTGATGCTCGATATTCCAGAAACGTAATTATCGTTACTGATAATTTGGTGGATTATCCTTGTATTCCGTCCACTATTCGTCAGCATTTTATCGACTATGTGGTAAAAGTAGATAGTATTGGTGATGCAACAAAAATTGCTTCAGGCACAACACGTATTACCAATTCACCTATGGATTTGCGCATTGCCCGAATCGCA contains:
- the citF gene encoding citrate lyase subunit alpha, which gives rise to MKNAIGVEIPEYIEGLGKLEPFQGVWSSIIEDEVPVTNISRTLKAKKPHASKLCKNLEEAIKKCKPFDGMTLTCHHHLRGGDGVLMQTIKILDEMGIKDITLASSSLTSAHDGLVSYLEKGMITRIFTSGIRGALGDAISVGKLKYPAVIHSHGGRVRDFLTGRIKPDLSVLAASAADEEGNATGAHGPSAFGSMGYADIDARYSRNVIIVTDNLVDYPCIPSTIRQHFIDYVVKVDSIGDATKIASGTTRITNSPMDLRIARIAATVIEHSGLFKNGMSFQVGAGGASLAVAKFLREDMKRKEIIGSFMIGGVTSYGVDMLNEGLFHSIFDVQSFDAAVSTSVLNNPNHIEISCDQYANPNNCGSMTNKLDVVVLGALEVDVDFNVNVITGASGEIRGASGGHSDTASGANLTVVVCPAFRGRLPIVKDRVHTVVTPGESVDVIVTERGVCVNPSKPNLAAALKKAGLKVVDIRDLKEEVECMTGVPAEKQLGDKIVALVEYRDGTIIDVIYNVENLS